A region of Chlamydia crocodili DNA encodes the following proteins:
- the kdsB gene encoding 3-deoxy-manno-octulosonate cytidylyltransferase encodes MKEQVFASKKVGVLPARWGSVRFTGKPLANILGKSLIQRTYENINQSTTLDKVVVATDDQRIMDHVLEFGGHCVMTSPECANGTERTAETVSRYFPEAEIIVNIQGDEPCLQHTVVDSLVRKLEEFPKIQMVTPVAKTTDSHEILTNQKVKCVFDKNGKALYFSRSPIPHILKKETPIYLHIGVYAFRRNALFNYIESSPTPLSQAEDLEQLRILEHGGSIHVCVVEAKSPSVDYPEDINKVEKYLTCHSSASF; translated from the coding sequence ATGAAAGAGCAAGTATTTGCTAGTAAGAAGGTTGGAGTTTTGCCAGCACGATGGGGTAGCGTCAGATTTACTGGAAAGCCCCTAGCAAACATCCTAGGAAAGTCTTTAATACAAAGAACTTATGAGAATATTAATCAAAGTACAACACTAGATAAAGTTGTTGTAGCTACTGATGATCAACGCATTATGGATCATGTCTTAGAATTTGGTGGTCATTGCGTAATGACAAGTCCAGAGTGTGCTAACGGAACAGAACGTACAGCAGAAACGGTATCGCGTTATTTCCCTGAAGCTGAGATTATAGTGAATATTCAAGGAGATGAGCCATGTTTACAGCATACTGTTGTTGACTCTCTTGTTAGAAAACTCGAAGAATTCCCTAAGATTCAAATGGTTACTCCGGTTGCTAAAACTACCGATTCACATGAGATCTTAACAAATCAAAAAGTGAAATGTGTTTTCGATAAAAATGGAAAGGCTTTATATTTTAGTAGAAGCCCTATTCCACACATCTTAAAGAAAGAGACACCGATTTATCTTCACATTGGCGTATATGCATTTAGGCGGAATGCTCTATTCAATTATATTGAATCTTCCCCTACTCCGCTAAGCCAAGCTGAAGATCTTGAGCAACTACGTATACTAGAACACGGTGGGTCTATCCACGTATGTGTAGTGGAAGCTAAGAGCCCCTCAGTTGATTATCCAGAAGATATAAATAAGGTAGAAAAATACTTAACATGCCATTCAAGTGCATCTTTTTAA
- a CDS encoding CTP synthase, which produces MPFKCIFLTGGVVSSLGKGLTAASLALLLERQNLKVAMLKLDPYLNVDPGTMNPYEHGEVYVTNDGIETDLDLGHYHRFSSVNLSKYSTATSGQIYARVIKREREGFYLGSTVQVIPHITNEIIEVILECAKENQPDVLIVEIGGTVGDIESLPFLEAIRQFRYEHADSCFSIHMTYVPYLKAAGEVKTKPTQHSVQSLRGIGIIPDAILCRSESPLSSEVKKKISLFCNVPNNAVFNVIDVEHSIYEMPLMLSQEKISTFITEKLGLFTKQEDLSDWKILIERLRDPLPNKVRIGLVGKYVQHKDAYKSVFESITHAALSLNYSVEILPLDSDDPHFLETLEQCDGCLVPGGFGSRGWEGKIKAAKLCRERGIPYFGICLGMQVLVVEYARNVMHLEKANSTEMDKDTPDPVICMMDGQASLVATGGTMRLGAYPCVLSPGTKVYEAYGKSEIMERHRHRYEVNFNYVQQLSDHGLNIVGTCPQQGLCEIVEIADHPWMVGVQFHPEFLSKLIAPHPLFIGFIQAAILYSRNKSYV; this is translated from the coding sequence ATGCCATTCAAGTGCATCTTTTTAACAGGAGGAGTTGTTTCTTCCTTAGGCAAGGGATTAACCGCTGCTTCTCTAGCTCTATTATTAGAGCGTCAAAATCTTAAAGTTGCCATGTTAAAACTGGATCCTTATCTTAACGTTGATCCGGGAACAATGAATCCTTACGAACACGGTGAGGTCTATGTTACCAATGACGGCATAGAGACGGATCTAGATCTTGGTCACTATCATCGATTTTCTTCAGTAAACTTATCTAAATATTCTACAGCGACCTCAGGACAAATCTATGCTCGCGTGATTAAGAGAGAACGCGAAGGATTTTATCTAGGAAGCACTGTTCAAGTTATCCCTCATATTACTAATGAAATCATCGAAGTTATCTTAGAGTGTGCCAAGGAAAATCAGCCTGACGTATTAATTGTAGAAATCGGTGGTACTGTTGGTGATATAGAATCCCTACCCTTTCTTGAAGCTATTCGACAATTCCGCTATGAGCATGCTGATAGCTGTTTCAGCATTCATATGACTTATGTGCCTTATTTGAAAGCTGCTGGAGAGGTTAAAACAAAACCTACCCAACATTCTGTTCAAAGTTTACGAGGTATCGGTATCATTCCCGATGCTATTCTTTGTAGATCCGAGTCTCCTTTAAGTAGCGAAGTAAAAAAGAAAATCAGTTTATTTTGTAATGTACCTAATAACGCGGTCTTTAACGTTATAGATGTTGAACATTCGATCTACGAAATGCCCTTGATGCTATCTCAGGAAAAGATCTCGACATTTATTACAGAAAAATTAGGGTTATTCACAAAACAAGAAGATCTAAGTGATTGGAAAATCTTAATAGAGCGTCTACGCGACCCCCTTCCAAATAAAGTGCGCATAGGTCTAGTGGGTAAGTATGTACAACACAAAGACGCCTATAAATCTGTTTTTGAATCGATTACCCATGCTGCGTTAAGCTTAAATTACTCCGTAGAAATTCTTCCTTTAGATTCTGATGATCCTCATTTCCTTGAAACCTTAGAACAATGTGATGGTTGCTTGGTTCCTGGAGGTTTTGGATCTCGTGGATGGGAAGGAAAAATTAAAGCAGCAAAGCTCTGTAGGGAGAGAGGTATTCCTTACTTCGGTATTTGCCTAGGAATGCAAGTTCTTGTTGTCGAATATGCTCGCAACGTTATGCACTTAGAAAAAGCAAATTCGACAGAAATGGATAAGGATACACCTGACCCTGTTATCTGTATGATGGATGGACAAGCATCTCTAGTGGCTACAGGGGGGACAATGCGTCTTGGAGCCTATCCTTGTGTATTATCTCCTGGGACTAAAGTATACGAGGCGTATGGAAAATCGGAAATTATGGAACGCCATCGCCATCGCTATGAAGTAAATTTTAACTACGTACAACAGTTAAGCGACCACGGTCTGAATATTGTAGGTACATGTCCACAACAAGGACTTTGTGAAATCGTAGAAATCGCAGATCATCCATGGATGGTCGGTGTACAATTTCATCCAGAATTTCTGTCGAAATTGATAGCTCCTCATCCACTATTTATAGGTTTTATTCAGGCAGCAATTCTATATTCTAGGAATAAAAGTTATGTCTAA
- the ruvX gene encoding Holliday junction resolvase RuvX, protein MSNSQTERIFLGVDYGQRRIGLAYAASPLLISLPIGFIEAGKTLEATAKILGKIIQERNVSYVILGNPIPMQKSQKSILQEEIIKLSSLIQESCSVEVILWDERLSSAQAERMLKGDCGLNRKQRKGKADSIAATLILTSFLESSPQIYS, encoded by the coding sequence ATGTCTAATTCTCAGACAGAAAGAATCTTCCTTGGCGTAGACTACGGACAGAGGCGTATAGGCCTTGCTTATGCAGCCTCTCCTTTGCTCATCAGCTTGCCTATAGGATTTATAGAGGCAGGAAAGACATTAGAGGCAACAGCAAAAATTCTTGGTAAAATCATCCAAGAACGTAATGTCTCTTATGTAATTCTAGGAAATCCTATCCCTATGCAAAAAAGCCAAAAATCCATTCTACAGGAAGAAATCATCAAACTTTCTTCCTTAATTCAGGAATCTTGTTCTGTTGAAGTTATTCTTTGGGATGAAAGACTCTCCTCAGCACAAGCAGAACGTATGCTAAAAGGTGATTGCGGATTAAATAGAAAACAAAGAAAAGGGAAAGCTGACAGTATTGCCGCAACCCTCATCCTCACAAGTTTTTTAGAAAGTTCTCCCCAAATTTACTCCTAA
- a CDS encoding ABC transporter substrate-binding protein: MMYTWWLFAVVFASSILGGCFPTALRSSKTLTIAIHDDPVSFSPEQAKRALDLSISKLIFEGLTRENPYKSDHVEFALASHYTVSADEKTYTFFIKHDALWSNGTPIRSQDIVRAWEHAKTFSPHHQAFEGINFKTCSPSSITLTLDTPNPKLLQLLAFPAFSVFNPEDLNVFSGPFHLITHNPGHCLLLEKNPHYYDREKVSISYVSLLVIPDLYTGALLLNRGKIHWLGQPWHQGLTKELKDTTPYHYTSYPVEGAFWLILNTKDPVLSQIHNRYRLAAAINREEIIDYALQGNQEPAYTLSRNTAPYYQYKKQKLITPTEKLTLTYPSNILRCQRIAEILKEQCKSVGLDLFLEGLEYHVFLSKRQMCDFTIATATGVAYHPNAALLPQAEKLMKNLEIIPIYHMSYDYITLSPIEKILHNASGAVDLKYACLP; encoded by the coding sequence ATGATGTACACATGGTGGCTGTTTGCTGTTGTCTTCGCGTCTTCAATTTTAGGAGGCTGTTTTCCGACAGCTTTGAGATCGTCAAAAACTCTCACCATTGCCATTCATGATGATCCCGTATCTTTCTCTCCAGAACAAGCAAAACGTGCCCTAGATCTTTCTATCTCAAAACTCATTTTTGAAGGACTCACAAGAGAAAATCCTTATAAAAGCGATCATGTAGAATTTGCTCTAGCAAGTCATTACACGGTGTCCGCTGACGAAAAAACCTATACATTTTTCATAAAACATGATGCGTTATGGAGTAATGGGACCCCAATTAGATCTCAGGATATTGTTAGAGCTTGGGAACATGCAAAAACATTTTCTCCTCATCATCAAGCTTTTGAAGGAATTAATTTTAAAACTTGTTCACCATCCAGCATCACTTTAACCCTAGACACCCCAAATCCTAAGCTATTACAATTACTGGCATTTCCAGCATTTTCTGTTTTCAATCCTGAAGATTTAAATGTATTTAGCGGACCTTTCCACTTAATAACTCATAATCCTGGTCACTGCCTATTGTTAGAAAAAAATCCTCACTATTATGATAGAGAAAAAGTCAGTATATCCTATGTTAGTCTACTAGTTATTCCAGATTTATATACTGGGGCACTTTTACTAAATCGAGGCAAAATTCATTGGCTAGGACAACCTTGGCATCAAGGACTGACTAAAGAACTAAAAGACACTACACCCTACCATTATACTAGTTACCCTGTGGAGGGGGCTTTCTGGCTTATACTCAATACAAAAGATCCTGTTTTATCTCAAATCCACAACCGTTATAGATTAGCAGCAGCTATTAATAGAGAAGAAATTATCGATTATGCTCTGCAAGGGAACCAAGAGCCAGCTTATACGCTATCAAGAAATACTGCTCCCTACTATCAATATAAAAAACAAAAACTCATTACCCCAACAGAAAAGCTAACCCTGACATATCCTTCAAACATTTTAAGATGCCAACGCATTGCAGAGATCCTTAAAGAACAGTGTAAATCCGTAGGTCTTGATCTATTTTTAGAGGGGCTAGAATATCATGTTTTCCTAAGCAAAAGACAAATGTGTGATTTTACAATCGCTACAGCAACAGGAGTGGCTTACCATCCCAATGCCGCACTCCTTCCTCAAGCAGAAAAGCTTATGAAAAATTTAGAAATCATTCCTATCTACCACATGAGCTACGATTATATAACACTATCTCCAATAGAAAAAATCCTTCACAACGCCTCCGGAGCTGTTGATCTTAAATACGCATGTTTACCTTAA
- a CDS encoding peptide ABC transporter substrate-binding protein yields the protein MTNRFRKYCAIYFLSLASVFLISCHKQSPQDMGKCLRIGIAYDPLSLDPRCTYLKKDISLAKALYEGLARERISNDLVILGIAKDYKVSHEGTVYTFDLKNTKWSNGDPVTAYDFEESIKQIHTKNLPISYHNLLYIIKNSKAIMEEQLPIEQLGIKALDSNRLEITLEHPSPNFIEIVSHPLFFPVHTSLREYYKNPKIKPIYISNGPFALDDFQPQKHLTMRKNTYYYDVDKVKIDTLIFKVMSDVHTAAKFFRNNLIDILGNPWVSKIPQEILNNTPTKIKHVYPVCSTSILIYNLEMPLLQNKALRKALAYAIDKESLIPLLNSARIANSFVPPELSEIHNQDVLGKEQREKKAQEYFKEAKTTLSEKELSELSLIYPQESGVFSLVVQELQQQFKNVLGIHIPIQGIEYFCFLEKRSKGDFYLSVGGWIAEYLNARNFLTILGNPENKETSHQLGKWNNKQFDEILGKYHTQAFTREDQILAEELIEEDIPIFPLYHFNYIYITQPQVNNLYASPLGHVDLKEVELLPTM from the coding sequence ATGACGAATAGATTCAGAAAATACTGTGCTATTTATTTCCTATCTCTTGCTAGTGTGTTTCTAATTAGTTGTCATAAACAATCTCCTCAAGATATGGGGAAGTGCTTAAGAATCGGCATAGCATACGACCCCCTTTCATTGGATCCTAGATGTACCTACTTAAAAAAAGATATCTCATTAGCAAAAGCCCTTTATGAAGGTTTAGCTCGCGAACGTATTTCTAACGATCTTGTGATCTTGGGAATAGCTAAAGATTACAAAGTGTCTCATGAAGGCACTGTGTATACATTTGATCTGAAAAACACAAAATGGAGTAATGGAGATCCTGTAACAGCTTACGATTTCGAAGAATCAATCAAACAAATTCATACAAAAAATCTCCCCATATCCTATCACAACCTTCTCTATATTATCAAAAACTCCAAAGCAATTATGGAAGAGCAGTTACCTATAGAACAACTAGGAATCAAAGCTCTAGATTCGAATAGATTAGAAATCACCTTAGAGCACCCCTCTCCAAATTTTATAGAGATTGTTTCTCACCCGTTATTTTTTCCTGTTCACACATCTCTTAGAGAGTATTATAAAAATCCAAAAATCAAGCCTATTTACATCTCTAATGGGCCTTTTGCATTGGATGATTTTCAGCCACAAAAACATCTGACTATGCGAAAAAATACCTACTATTATGATGTTGATAAGGTAAAAATCGATACTCTTATCTTCAAAGTCATGTCCGACGTACATACAGCAGCCAAATTCTTCAGGAATAATCTTATTGATATTCTCGGAAATCCTTGGGTATCTAAAATCCCTCAAGAGATATTAAATAATACTCCTACAAAGATAAAACACGTATATCCCGTATGTTCAACTTCTATACTTATCTATAATCTAGAAATGCCTCTTCTACAAAATAAAGCCTTAAGAAAAGCTCTTGCCTATGCTATTGATAAAGAATCTCTTATTCCTCTACTCAATTCAGCAAGAATCGCCAATTCCTTTGTGCCACCAGAACTATCTGAAATTCATAATCAAGACGTCCTTGGAAAAGAGCAACGAGAAAAAAAAGCCCAGGAATACTTCAAAGAAGCAAAAACCACTCTATCAGAAAAAGAACTCTCCGAACTCTCTCTTATTTATCCTCAAGAATCCGGAGTTTTTTCTCTTGTAGTTCAAGAACTTCAACAACAATTCAAAAATGTTCTTGGTATTCATATACCCATTCAAGGCATCGAATACTTCTGTTTCTTAGAAAAAAGAAGTAAAGGCGATTTTTATTTATCCGTGGGAGGATGGATTGCAGAATACCTCAATGCTAGAAATTTCCTTACAATACTTGGAAATCCAGAAAACAAAGAAACAAGTCATCAATTAGGGAAATGGAATAATAAACAATTTGATGAAATCTTAGGGAAATACCATACCCAAGCATTCACAAGAGAAGATCAAATATTAGCTGAAGAACTTATTGAAGAAGATATTCCCATATTTCCCTTATACCACTTTAACTATATCTATATCACACAACCCCAAGTAAACAATCTCTATGCTTCTCCTTTAGGACATGTGGACCTTAAAGAAGTAGAGCTTCTCCCCACGATGTAA